In Bacteroidota bacterium, the following proteins share a genomic window:
- a CDS encoding FecR domain-containing protein, whose amino-acid sequence MKNLMISFEELIQDNGFIKWALKKEGSDKLYWDKLYDSASGKEKKIFNEAVEVVNSLHSIDINENIQEQSEDKIEQGLIDLHSKVDGVHKGKVRYLRFLKYAASIIILIGLGTVFKNSFTDKGILEDHLELAEAGYSGISIEDGSGVLYKLPDVEQNWQSDNGLAISVSGSSASISQSESLKDKIKETFKFHVPARKVFKVTMPDGTIVNLNANSDFEYSIDDASKKRISKLKGEGLFEVTHNKERPFIVETERMNIEVLGTIFNVMAYEDEHSTETTLVQGSVKVGNTHGDSKVIKPGDVAIVNEGEVISVIEADVDKALDWMDNSIILQNDRLEDILTQLGRWYGVSFVYDNEKLKNVTLSGELSKEKELSDLLKKLKYIQDISFIVSDKNVKVISEN is encoded by the coding sequence GTGAAAAATTTAATGATCTCGTTTGAAGAATTAATACAGGACAATGGATTTATAAAATGGGCCTTGAAAAAGGAGGGCTCAGATAAATTGTATTGGGATAAGTTATATGATAGTGCATCAGGAAAAGAAAAAAAAATATTTAATGAGGCGGTTGAGGTAGTAAACTCATTGCATTCTATAGATATTAACGAAAACATACAGGAACAATCAGAAGATAAAATTGAACAGGGACTCATTGATCTACACTCTAAAGTAGATGGTGTTCATAAAGGAAAAGTAAGATATCTCAGATTTTTGAAATACGCAGCTTCGATAATTATTCTAATTGGATTAGGAACAGTATTTAAAAATTCATTTACAGATAAAGGAATATTAGAAGATCATTTGGAACTGGCTGAAGCCGGATATTCCGGAATATCGATAGAAGATGGAAGTGGAGTTTTATATAAACTTCCCGATGTAGAGCAAAATTGGCAAAGTGATAATGGCTTAGCGATATCTGTAAGTGGGAGTAGTGCTTCTATTTCTCAATCGGAAAGTTTAAAAGATAAGATTAAAGAAACATTTAAATTTCATGTACCTGCCCGAAAAGTATTTAAAGTTACAATGCCTGATGGTACAATAGTAAATTTAAATGCAAATAGTGACTTTGAATACAGTATCGATGATGCTTCTAAGAAAAGAATTAGCAAACTGAAAGGAGAAGGTTTATTTGAAGTTACACATAATAAAGAACGTCCTTTTATTGTTGAAACAGAAAGAATGAATATAGAGGTATTAGGGACTATATTCAATGTAATGGCTTATGAGGATGAACATAGTACTGAAACTACATTAGTTCAGGGTAGTGTTAAGGTTGGAAATACCCATGGAGATTCTAAAGTTATTAAACCGGGAGATGTAGCTATTGTTAACGAAGGAGAAGTTATTAGTGTTATTGAGGCAGATGTTGATAAAGCATTAGATTGGATGGATAATTCAATTATACTTCAAAACGATAGACTGGAAGATATCTTGACACAACTTGGAAGATGGTATGGAGTAAGCTTTGTATATGATAATGAAAAACTTAAAAACGTTACTTTAAGTGGTGAATTAAGTAAGGAGAAAGAACTATCTGATTTGTTGAAAAAGTTGAAGTATATTCAGGATATAAGTTTTATTGTTAGCGATAAAAACGTGAAAGTTATAAGTGAAAATTAA